A part of Winslowiella toletana genomic DNA contains:
- the nadE gene encoding ammonia-dependent NAD(+) synthetase: MALQQEIIAALGVKPVIDAPQEIRTSVEFLKSYLQTYPFIKSLVLGISGGQDSTLTGKLCQTAISELRDESGDASYQFIAVRLPYGVQADEQDCQDAIDFIQPDRVLKVNIKEAVLASEKALQDAGITLSDYIRGNEKARERMKAQYSIAGMNAGVVVGTDHAAEAVTGFFTKYGDGGTDINPIFRLHKGQGKQLLKTLGCPEHLWLKHPTADLEDDRPGLQDEVALGVTYQLIDQYLEGKTIDAASASIIEGWYLKTEHKRRPPITVFDDFWKK, from the coding sequence ATGGCACTGCAACAAGAGATTATCGCGGCACTTGGCGTTAAGCCAGTGATTGACGCACCGCAGGAGATCCGCACCAGCGTTGAGTTTCTGAAGTCTTATCTGCAAACCTACCCGTTTATTAAATCGCTGGTGCTGGGCATCAGCGGCGGCCAGGATTCGACGCTGACCGGCAAACTGTGCCAGACCGCGATTAGCGAGCTGCGCGACGAGAGCGGCGATGCCAGCTATCAGTTTATCGCCGTACGTTTACCTTATGGCGTGCAGGCCGATGAGCAGGATTGTCAGGATGCTATCGACTTTATCCAGCCCGACCGCGTACTGAAGGTCAATATTAAGGAAGCGGTGCTGGCCAGTGAGAAAGCGTTGCAGGATGCCGGCATTACCCTCTCCGACTATATCCGCGGCAATGAAAAAGCCCGTGAAAGGATGAAAGCGCAGTACAGCATCGCCGGGATGAATGCCGGTGTGGTGGTCGGCACCGATCACGCAGCTGAAGCGGTCACCGGGTTCTTTACCAAGTACGGCGATGGCGGCACCGATATCAATCCGATTTTCCGTCTGCATAAAGGTCAGGGCAAGCAGCTGCTGAAAACCCTCGGCTGCCCTGAGCATCTCTGGCTGAAGCACCCAACCGCCGATCTGGAAGATGATCGCCCCGGGCTGCAGGATGAAGTGGCGCTGGGTGTCACCTACCAGTTGATCGATCAGTATCTGGAAGGCAAAACAATTGATGCCGCCAGCGCCAGCATTATCGAAGGCTGGTATCTGAAAACCGAGCATAAACGTCGCCCACCGATCACCGTGTTTGACGATTTCTGGAAAAAATAA
- the spy gene encoding ATP-independent periplasmic protein-refolding chaperone Spy — MRKLTSLFIATTLALGAANIVHAAADNLTPPPAGAEKPMHKPPMHRGMHDMFKGLNLTDAQKEKMRSIMHESHKDFKRPSLEERRASHAIIAADSFDKSKAEAQAATMTADAKERALAMMETQNKLYNVLTPEQKKQYNANFEKRLTEKPQQKGKMLPPPDAPAE, encoded by the coding sequence ATGCGTAAATTAACATCCCTTTTTATTGCAACAACTCTGGCCCTGGGTGCAGCTAATATCGTTCATGCTGCGGCTGACAACCTGACGCCACCGCCAGCAGGCGCAGAAAAACCGATGCACAAGCCACCGATGCATCGTGGTATGCACGATATGTTTAAAGGTCTGAACCTGACCGACGCGCAGAAAGAGAAAATGCGCAGCATTATGCATGAGTCACATAAAGATTTTAAACGCCCTTCGCTGGAAGAGCGTCGTGCCAGCCATGCGATTATTGCCGCAGACAGTTTCGATAAGAGCAAAGCGGAAGCCCAGGCGGCTACCATGACCGCTGACGCCAAAGAGCGAGCGCTGGCGATGATGGAAACTCAGAACAAGCTGTATAACGTGCTGACACCTGAACAGAAAAAGCAGTACAACGCTAATTTTGAGAAACGTCTGACGGAAAAGCCGCAGCAGAAAGGTAAGATGTTGCCACCACCAGATGCACCGGCTGAGTAA
- the katE gene encoding catalase HPII, protein MSKETDNKELSHNAPATGPESAKPGLDSLAPEDGSHQPKAEPSAPGKQPTAPGSLKSPDTRNAKLDQLDAHRKGGENFPLTTNQGTRIANDQNSLRAGTRGPTLLEDFILREKITHFDHERIPERIVHARGSAAHGYFQPYRALTDITKADFLRDPDTVTPVFVRFSTVQGGAGSADTVRDIRGFATKFYTQEGVFDLVGNNTPVFFIQDAHKFPDFVHAVKPEPHNEMPQGQSAHDSFWDYVSLQPETLHNVFWAMSDRGIPRSYRTMEGFGIHTFRMINAEGKGTFVRFHWKPVAGKASLLWDESQKLTGRDPDFHRRDLWEAIEAGDYPEYELGVQLVPEEDEFKFDFDLLDATKLIPEELVPVDLIGKMVLNRNPDNFFAETEQVAFHPGHIVPGLDFSNDPLLQGRLFSYTDTQISRLGGPNFHEIPINRPVCPYHNFQRGGMHRQDIDNNPANYEPNSINDNWPRETPPAPHRGGFESYQERIEGHKVRERSPSFGEYYSQPRLFWSSQTPVEQQHIIDAFSFELGKLSRPYIRERVVDHLVRIDISLAHAVAENLGIALSDEKLHTAPPKDVNGLKKDASLSLYAVPSGNIKGRQVALLISDGVKAADVLAILQELKLNGVHAKLLASHMGQVRADDGSVLPVDATFSGLPSLTFDAVIVPDGNIDALLLSGDARYYLLEAYKHLKVIGLSGDARRFKAQFGLADDEQEEGIVEDSKAEGLFMSEFIAFLAAHRIWSRSQKALSVPA, encoded by the coding sequence ATGTCGAAAGAAACAGATAACAAGGAGCTGAGCCATAATGCACCGGCGACAGGCCCCGAGTCGGCAAAACCCGGACTGGATTCTCTGGCGCCTGAAGATGGTTCTCATCAACCGAAAGCCGAACCCAGCGCCCCCGGCAAACAACCGACCGCGCCAGGCAGCCTGAAATCACCTGATACCCGCAATGCAAAACTCGACCAGCTCGACGCACACCGTAAAGGCGGCGAAAATTTCCCGCTAACCACCAACCAGGGCACGCGAATTGCCAACGACCAAAACTCGCTACGCGCCGGCACACGTGGCCCGACGCTGCTTGAAGACTTTATCCTGCGCGAAAAAATCACCCACTTCGATCACGAGCGTATCCCGGAGCGCATCGTACATGCGCGTGGTTCCGCCGCGCATGGCTATTTCCAGCCCTACCGCGCACTGACCGATATCACTAAAGCTGACTTCCTGCGCGACCCTGACACCGTCACCCCGGTATTTGTGCGCTTCTCTACCGTACAGGGCGGCGCCGGTTCAGCCGACACCGTGCGTGATATCCGCGGTTTCGCCACCAAGTTTTATACCCAGGAAGGGGTATTTGACCTGGTGGGTAACAATACGCCGGTATTCTTTATTCAGGACGCGCATAAATTCCCCGATTTTGTGCATGCAGTGAAACCTGAACCCCATAACGAGATGCCGCAGGGGCAGAGCGCCCATGACAGCTTCTGGGACTATGTCTCGCTACAACCGGAAACGCTGCACAATGTCTTCTGGGCGATGTCGGACCGCGGTATTCCGCGCAGCTACCGCACCATGGAGGGCTTCGGCATTCATACCTTCCGCATGATCAATGCCGAAGGGAAAGGCACTTTTGTGCGCTTTCACTGGAAACCGGTAGCCGGTAAAGCCTCGCTGCTGTGGGACGAGTCGCAAAAACTCACCGGACGCGATCCTGATTTCCACCGCCGCGACCTGTGGGAAGCGATTGAAGCAGGCGATTACCCGGAATATGAGCTGGGAGTGCAGCTGGTGCCGGAAGAGGATGAGTTTAAGTTCGATTTCGACTTGCTGGATGCCACCAAGCTGATTCCGGAGGAACTGGTGCCAGTAGATCTGATCGGTAAGATGGTGCTGAACCGTAATCCGGATAATTTCTTTGCCGAGACTGAACAGGTCGCCTTCCACCCCGGTCATATTGTCCCCGGTCTCGACTTCTCCAACGATCCACTGCTTCAGGGACGGTTATTCTCCTATACCGATACCCAGATTAGCCGCCTTGGCGGCCCCAACTTCCACGAAATTCCGATTAACCGCCCGGTCTGTCCGTACCACAATTTCCAGCGCGGCGGCATGCACCGCCAGGATATCGATAATAATCCGGCTAACTACGAACCGAATTCGATTAACGATAACTGGCCGCGCGAAACGCCGCCAGCGCCGCATCGCGGCGGCTTTGAAAGCTACCAGGAGCGGATTGAAGGCCATAAGGTGCGCGAGCGCAGTCCGTCATTTGGTGAGTACTATTCACAGCCCCGTCTGTTCTGGTCCAGTCAGACACCGGTGGAGCAGCAACATATTATTGATGCCTTCTCCTTTGAACTTGGCAAGCTGTCGCGCCCCTATATCCGTGAGCGGGTCGTTGATCATCTGGTGCGTATTGATATTTCGCTGGCCCATGCAGTGGCGGAGAATCTCGGTATTGCGCTCTCTGATGAGAAGCTGCATACCGCCCCGCCAAAAGATGTCAATGGCCTGAAAAAAGATGCCAGCCTGAGCCTGTACGCCGTGCCTAGTGGCAATATCAAAGGCCGCCAGGTGGCATTACTGATCAGTGACGGCGTGAAAGCAGCCGATGTGCTGGCGATTCTGCAGGAACTGAAACTCAACGGCGTACACGCCAAACTGCTGGCTTCGCATATGGGCCAGGTGCGCGCCGACGATGGCTCAGTGCTGCCGGTAGACGCTACCTTTAGCGGCTTACCGTCACTGACCTTTGATGCGGTGATTGTGCCGGATGGCAATATTGACGCCCTGCTGCTAAGTGGCGACGCGCGCTATTATCTGCTGGAAGCCTATAAGCATCTGAAAGTGATCGGCCTGAGCGGCGATGCTCGCCGCTTTAAAGCGCAGTTTGGTCTGGCGGATGATGAACAGGAAGAAGGTATTGTTGAAGACAGCAAAGCCGAAGGACTGTTTATGAGTGAGTTTATCGCCTTCCTTGCCGCTCACCGTATCTGGTCACGCAGCCAGAAGGCACTGTCGGTTCCGGCGTAA
- the cho gene encoding excinuclease Cho: MVRRVVTHRLEFEPAAIYQYPEHLRAWLDELPNLPGVYLFHGESELMPLYIGKSINIRSRVMSHFRNADAAKMLRQARRISWITTAGELGALLLEAQMIKTRQPLFNKRLRKNRQLCSLQLNGDKPTVVYAKELDFSRSPNLFGLYASRYAALETLKKVADEQRLCYGLLGLESLSKGRGCFRASLGRCAGACCGKESVAEHQQRLLSALEQVRVMCWPWPGAVGLVEQGVAETQIHIIDHWFYLGSVSDIREASALNATPQGFDQDGYKILCRPLLSGDYTIIPLTET, from the coding sequence GTGGTAAGACGTGTTGTCACCCATCGCCTTGAATTTGAACCGGCGGCCATCTATCAATATCCCGAGCATCTGCGCGCCTGGCTGGATGAGCTACCTAATCTGCCGGGCGTCTATCTGTTTCATGGCGAAAGTGAACTGATGCCGCTGTATATCGGCAAAAGCATCAATATTCGCAGCCGTGTTATGTCCCACTTCCGCAATGCGGATGCGGCGAAAATGCTGCGCCAGGCGCGGCGAATTAGCTGGATCACTACCGCCGGAGAGCTTGGCGCCCTGCTGCTGGAAGCGCAGATGATTAAAACCCGCCAGCCGCTGTTTAATAAACGGCTGCGCAAAAATCGTCAGCTCTGTTCGCTGCAACTGAATGGCGATAAACCGACCGTGGTCTATGCCAAAGAACTGGATTTCTCCCGCTCACCCAATTTATTTGGTCTGTATGCCAGCCGTTATGCGGCGCTGGAAACCTTAAAGAAGGTGGCTGACGAGCAGCGGCTCTGTTATGGCCTGTTAGGACTGGAAAGCCTCAGTAAAGGGCGTGGCTGCTTTCGCGCCAGTCTCGGGCGCTGTGCCGGGGCCTGCTGCGGTAAAGAGAGTGTGGCGGAGCATCAGCAGCGTCTGCTGAGCGCGCTGGAACAGGTGCGGGTAATGTGCTGGCCATGGCCGGGCGCGGTCGGACTGGTGGAGCAAGGCGTCGCAGAAACCCAGATCCATATAATCGATCACTGGTTTTATCTCGGCTCCGTCAGCGATATCCGCGAAGCCAGCGCGCTGAATGCCACACCGCAGGGATTTGATCAGGATGGCTATAAAATTCTCTGTCGCCCGCTGCTGAGCGGCGACTATACCATTATTCCGCTGACAGAAACGTAA
- a CDS encoding DUF6515 family protein — protein MKKIIASLLALTLISPLLASAHPGGWGPGGPGPGWHGGGGPGPLNFLPSAAEAVLISGLTYYLLNGSYYQRQGDTYVVVDRPPEDRSPAPMRALDYDGERFYVADGHYYRRDISGEYLEVPRPPGL, from the coding sequence ATGAAAAAGATCATCGCGTCATTACTGGCATTAACCTTAATCAGCCCGCTGCTAGCCAGCGCACATCCTGGCGGATGGGGACCTGGTGGCCCAGGCCCTGGCTGGCATGGCGGCGGTGGACCCGGACCATTAAACTTTCTGCCTTCCGCAGCCGAAGCCGTATTGATTAGCGGCCTGACTTATTATCTGCTGAACGGCAGTTACTATCAGCGTCAGGGCGACACTTATGTGGTGGTAGATCGCCCGCCGGAAGATCGTTCTCCGGCGCCGATGCGCGCGCTTGATTACGACGGCGAGCGTTTCTATGTCGCGGACGGTCACTATTATCGCCGTGATATTTCCGGTGAATATCTTGAAGTGCCACGCCCGCCAGGTCTGTAA
- a CDS encoding TetR/AcrR family transcriptional regulator, whose protein sequence is MTPQPTARDLRHRQRQDEIIAAARRCFRRSGFHGASMAQLASEAQLSVGQIYRYFINKDAIIEEMVKRIIDQRMAEISNSTHTPKLPALLAWRKVIDEDDEALMLEVAAEATRNPRVASMLSEADGRMFNHARQAMQQEHPQFSDDKIRACVEVLAVMVEGTAFRRLTPQKASADRLYPIYQQLLKQLLETEDK, encoded by the coding sequence ATGACGCCACAACCCACCGCCCGCGATCTGCGCCATCGCCAGCGTCAGGATGAGATTATCGCTGCCGCACGCCGTTGCTTCCGCCGTTCCGGCTTTCACGGCGCCAGCATGGCGCAGCTGGCCAGTGAAGCGCAGCTCAGCGTCGGGCAGATTTATCGCTACTTTATTAATAAAGACGCGATTATTGAAGAGATGGTGAAACGCATTATTGATCAGCGCATGGCAGAGATCAGTAACAGCACGCATACGCCTAAATTACCGGCGCTGCTTGCATGGCGCAAAGTGATCGATGAAGACGATGAAGCGCTGATGCTGGAAGTGGCGGCGGAAGCTACGCGCAATCCCCGCGTCGCCAGCATGCTTAGCGAAGCCGATGGCCGCATGTTTAATCATGCGCGACAAGCGATGCAACAGGAACATCCGCAGTTTAGCGACGACAAAATTCGCGCCTGCGTGGAAGTATTAGCGGTGATGGTTGAAGGCACCGCTTTTCGCCGACTGACGCCACAGAAAGCGTCCGCGGACCGGCTCTACCCGATCTATCAGCAATTACTTAAACAACTTTTAGAGACAGAGGATAAATGA
- a CDS encoding multidrug effflux MFS transporter, whose protein sequence is MTPAHPNRLGYAITLGLLAALGPLCIDLYLPALPELARDLNTPTATAQLSLTAGLLGLGAGQLIFGPMSDKYGRIRPLLLSLVLLFIASVGCALAQDIHQLLLARLFEGLSGAGGAVLSRAIARDMYSGHELTRFFALLMLVNGLAPIGAPVLGGALMAFLDWRGLFMVLALIAILLLVLARSKLRETLPQEKRNQGSLFSAWAALGQVVVHRPFMGFCLTQGFMMSGMFAYIGASPFVLQELYGMSPQAFSLCFAANGVGLIIASQTSARLCPLWGEYRVLKGGLTLAFIASGSLLLAGITGAPLPLVLVALFFSVASNGVIATTASSLAMQSQGHRAGSASAVIGVTMFTLGAISVPVTGIGGTSVLTMTMTIFGCYMLAITLFTLLAKKPKTA, encoded by the coding sequence ATGACACCTGCACACCCCAACCGCCTTGGTTATGCCATTACACTCGGCCTGCTGGCGGCCCTTGGCCCGCTATGTATCGACCTCTATTTACCCGCGCTGCCAGAACTGGCGCGCGATCTCAACACGCCCACCGCCACCGCGCAGTTGAGCCTGACCGCCGGACTGCTGGGACTCGGCGCGGGTCAGCTGATTTTTGGCCCGATGAGCGACAAGTATGGCCGTATTCGGCCATTACTGCTGTCGCTGGTACTGCTGTTTATCGCGTCGGTCGGTTGCGCGCTGGCGCAGGATATTCATCAGCTACTGCTGGCGCGCCTGTTTGAGGGCCTGTCTGGCGCAGGCGGCGCGGTGCTGTCGCGCGCCATTGCGCGCGACATGTACAGTGGCCACGAACTGACCCGCTTCTTTGCCCTGCTGATGCTGGTTAATGGACTGGCGCCCATCGGCGCACCGGTGCTGGGGGGCGCACTGATGGCGTTTCTTGACTGGCGCGGACTGTTTATGGTGCTGGCGCTGATTGCCATTCTGTTGCTGGTGCTGGCGCGCAGCAAATTACGCGAGACGCTGCCACAGGAAAAACGTAATCAGGGCAGTCTGTTTTCCGCCTGGGCGGCGCTGGGCCAGGTAGTCGTCCACCGGCCGTTTATGGGCTTCTGCCTGACGCAGGGCTTTATGATGTCCGGTATGTTTGCCTATATTGGTGCTTCGCCTTTTGTATTGCAGGAGCTGTACGGCATGTCGCCGCAGGCGTTCAGCCTGTGCTTCGCGGCCAACGGCGTTGGTCTGATTATCGCCTCGCAAACCAGCGCGCGTCTCTGTCCGTTATGGGGTGAATACCGGGTACTGAAAGGTGGCCTGACGCTGGCGTTTATCGCCTCCGGCAGCCTGCTGCTGGCGGGGATCACCGGCGCGCCGCTGCCGCTGGTATTAGTCGCGCTGTTCTTTAGCGTCGCCAGCAATGGCGTGATTGCCACTACCGCATCGTCGCTGGCGATGCAGAGTCAGGGGCATCGTGCAGGCAGCGCCTCGGCGGTGATTGGCGTCACCATGTTTACCCTTGGCGCCATCAGTGTGCCGGTTACCGGTATTGGCGGCACCTCGGTACTGACCATGACAATGACCATCTTTGGCTGCTATATGCTGGCGATCACCCTGTTCACCCTGCTGGCGAAAAAACCGAAAACTGCCTGA
- the yddG gene encoding aromatic amino acid DMT transporter YddG — MSSLSQRATLMGLLAIVLWSTSVGMIRSISELLGATAGAALIYSASALFLCGVRGIPKIRQFPPVYLWFGGLLFVSYEICLALSIGLASSRSQSLELGMINYLWPCLTILLAIPLNQQQYRIWLWPGLALSLLGIIWVMKGDSAWTPALLWHNIQSNPLAYGLAFSAALLWGLYNNITKRYANGASGVTLFFIVTALVLWLKFALTSTPHSLHFSLRAIAEVLFMGASAAIAYSAWNSGIQRGNLTLLATASYFTPVFSTLLAAVWLQLSPSLSFWQGVAMVTAGSLICWLATRNLPRVAE, encoded by the coding sequence ATGTCATCTCTGTCGCAACGCGCAACCCTGATGGGACTGCTGGCGATTGTGCTGTGGAGCACATCGGTCGGAATGATCCGCAGCATCAGTGAACTGCTGGGCGCCACCGCCGGTGCTGCCTTAATCTACAGCGCCAGCGCGCTGTTTCTCTGCGGCGTACGCGGTATACCGAAAATTCGCCAGTTTCCGCCTGTGTATCTGTGGTTTGGCGGCCTGCTGTTTGTCAGCTATGAAATCTGTCTGGCCCTGTCGATCGGACTGGCCAGCAGCCGTAGCCAGTCGCTGGAACTGGGGATGATCAACTATCTGTGGCCCTGCCTGACCATCCTGCTGGCTATTCCGCTGAATCAGCAGCAGTATCGCATCTGGCTGTGGCCGGGTCTGGCTCTGTCGCTGCTTGGGATTATCTGGGTGATGAAAGGCGACAGCGCCTGGACACCGGCGCTGCTGTGGCACAATATTCAGTCGAATCCGCTGGCGTATGGCCTGGCGTTTAGCGCTGCGCTGTTATGGGGCTTGTATAACAATATCACCAAACGCTACGCCAACGGCGCCAGTGGCGTGACGCTGTTTTTTATCGTTACCGCGCTGGTGTTATGGCTCAAATTTGCGCTTACGTCGACGCCGCACAGTCTGCACTTTTCGCTGCGCGCCATCGCTGAAGTGCTGTTTATGGGCGCATCGGCGGCGATTGCCTACTCGGCCTGGAACAGCGGTATTCAGCGGGGCAATCTGACCCTGCTGGCCACCGCCTCCTATTTCACGCCGGTATTCTCTACCCTGCTGGCGGCCGTGTGGCTTCAGCTGTCACCCTCATTAAGCTTCTGGCAGGGGGTGGCGATGGTTACCGCCGGTTCACTGATTTGCTGGCTGGCGACGCGCAATCTGCCGCGCGTCGCAGAATAA
- the astE gene encoding succinylglutamate desuccinylase, whose amino-acid sequence MQDFLQQTLSGETPQQLSGENAHLRWSWWDEGIIEFTPHQATQQAIVVSAGLHGNETAPVEILNQLLTQLLRGEKALVPRLLVILGNPAALRQNKRYLRCDINRMFGGRWQQYEDCPEARRAWRLEQAMETFWQAGDNLEVCWHIDLHTAIRGSYHPRFGVLPLNPREWPDAFMQWLGAAGLEALVFHRAPGGTFTHYSCEHFNAASCTLELGKAQPFGANDLSQFAAAKQALAALLSGEPLPQSGEAPRRYRVSQQITRLSPAFKLHMSAETLNFTAFPQGTLLAEDGEKRYFVQQAREYVLFPNPNVASGLRAGLMLVEDNAHNEALSC is encoded by the coding sequence ATGCAGGATTTTTTACAGCAAACGCTGTCAGGTGAAACTCCGCAACAACTATCAGGCGAGAATGCCCATCTGCGCTGGTCGTGGTGGGATGAAGGTATTATCGAGTTCACACCGCATCAGGCTACGCAGCAGGCGATCGTGGTGTCCGCCGGTCTGCATGGCAATGAAACCGCGCCGGTTGAGATCCTGAATCAGCTACTGACGCAGCTGCTGCGCGGCGAAAAAGCGCTGGTGCCGCGTCTGCTGGTGATCCTCGGCAATCCGGCGGCGCTGCGTCAAAACAAACGTTATCTGCGTTGTGATATTAACCGGATGTTCGGCGGTCGCTGGCAGCAGTATGAAGACTGTCCGGAAGCCCGACGCGCCTGGCGTCTGGAACAGGCGATGGAGACCTTCTGGCAGGCGGGCGATAATCTGGAAGTGTGCTGGCATATCGATCTGCATACGGCGATTCGTGGTTCATACCATCCGCGTTTCGGCGTATTGCCGTTAAACCCGCGCGAGTGGCCGGACGCGTTTATGCAGTGGCTGGGCGCCGCCGGACTGGAAGCGCTGGTGTTCCATCGCGCGCCGGGCGGCACCTTTACCCACTACAGTTGTGAACACTTTAATGCCGCCAGCTGTACGCTGGAGTTAGGCAAAGCGCAGCCGTTTGGCGCCAACGATCTGTCGCAGTTTGCCGCCGCTAAACAGGCGCTGGCAGCATTGCTGTCTGGTGAGCCGCTGCCGCAGAGCGGTGAAGCGCCGCGTCGTTATCGGGTTTCGCAGCAAATCACCCGTCTGTCGCCGGCGTTTAAACTGCATATGAGCGCCGAGACGCTTAACTTTACCGCCTTTCCGCAGGGCACGCTGCTGGCGGAAGATGGCGAGAAGCGCTATTTTGTGCAGCAGGCTCGTGAGTATGTGCTGTTCCCGAATCCGAACGTCGCCAGCGGTTTGCGCGCCGGTCTGATGCTGGTGGAAGATAACGCCCATAACGAAGCCTTAAGCTGCTGA
- a CDS encoding winged helix-turn-helix domain-containing protein, whose translation MNAKRIALSSQVFFYPEHSCVKSADCEDIYLSPSEKKLLEIVLEGKGSKENILQQIWLNNGTIVGESSYHQLVKMLRRKLLKANLPETVIKTLPRFGIIYLRPDEPQDSAVAEWPQTLSAEEPLTGGFAPATDAQATVPVRVERAPARVVLRLSVVVPLAMLMLLLPVVGVLFWLPKEENFPAQRMVQGVVIHASRSQLLAPEVLQKLLGTPEKTLRHIYIAENGPRIWIARCKDEIAKVDNQCQYQNLSLY comes from the coding sequence GTGAACGCTAAACGTATTGCTTTATCCTCACAGGTATTCTTTTATCCTGAACACTCCTGTGTGAAATCCGCAGATTGTGAGGATATTTATCTCTCTCCAAGCGAAAAAAAATTGCTGGAGATCGTGCTGGAAGGTAAGGGAAGCAAAGAGAATATTCTGCAGCAGATCTGGCTGAATAACGGCACCATCGTCGGCGAGTCAAGCTATCACCAGCTGGTGAAAATGCTGCGGCGTAAATTGCTGAAAGCGAACCTGCCGGAGACAGTGATTAAAACTCTGCCGCGTTTCGGCATTATTTATCTGCGGCCTGATGAACCGCAGGACAGCGCTGTTGCGGAATGGCCCCAGACGCTGTCAGCTGAAGAGCCGCTGACTGGCGGATTCGCTCCGGCCACAGATGCGCAGGCGACTGTGCCGGTACGTGTGGAACGCGCCCCGGCGCGCGTGGTGCTTCGGCTCAGCGTTGTGGTTCCTCTCGCTATGCTGATGTTGCTGTTGCCGGTGGTGGGAGTACTGTTCTGGCTGCCGAAAGAGGAGAACTTCCCGGCGCAGCGTATGGTGCAGGGGGTGGTGATTCACGCCAGCCGCAGCCAGCTGCTGGCGCCTGAGGTCCTGCAGAAACTGCTTGGCACCCCCGAGAAAACGCTGCGGCATATTTATATTGCGGAAAATGGTCCGAGGATCTGGATCGCCAGATGTAAGGATGAAATTGCTAAGGTCGATAACCAATGTCAGTATCAAAATCTGTCGCTGTATTAG
- the osmE gene encoding osmotically-inducible lipoprotein OsmE, translated as MTKVTGLIGAAVALAVLSGCSAYDRAESYVTKPVVQDVKKGMTREQVRQVAGAPSTEITMVHARGTCQTYVLGERDGKAQTYFVSYNDTGRVMNYGFQSCKDYDTDPQAAQ; from the coding sequence ATGACTAAAGTAACGGGATTGATTGGTGCTGCTGTGGCTCTGGCTGTGTTATCCGGTTGTAGCGCGTATGATCGTGCGGAAAGCTATGTCACCAAGCCAGTGGTGCAGGATGTGAAAAAAGGTATGACGCGTGAGCAGGTGCGTCAGGTTGCTGGTGCGCCTTCCACTGAAATCACTATGGTTCATGCCCGCGGTACCTGCCAGACTTATGTGCTGGGCGAGCGTGACGGTAAAGCACAAACCTACTTTGTTAGCTACAACGATACCGGTCGCGTAATGAATTACGGTTTCCAGAGCTGTAAAGATTACGATACCGATCCGCAGGCAGCACAGTAA